Proteins encoded by one window of Bubalus bubalis isolate 160015118507 breed Murrah chromosome 4, NDDB_SH_1, whole genome shotgun sequence:
- the TNS2 gene encoding tensin-2 isoform X3 produces the protein MGWPGGSPCCCPAPPRPRPAGRPPQPRKVEPHSFREKVFRKKPPVCAVCKAAIDGTGVSCRVCKVATHRKCEAKVTSSCQALPPVELRRNTAPVRRIEHLGSTKSLNHSKQRSTLPRSFSLDPLMERRWDLDLTYVTERILAASFPARPDEQRHRGHLRELAHVLQSKHRDKYLLFNLSEKRHDLTRLNPKVQDFGWPELHAPPLDKLCSICKAMETWLSADPQHVVVLYCKGSKGKLGVIVSAYMHYSKISAGADQALATLTMRKFCEDKVAAELQPSQRRYITYFSGLLSGSIRMNSSPLFLHYVLVPVLPAFEPGAGFQPFLKIYQSMQLVYTSGIYHVAGPGPQQLCISLEPALLLKGDVMVTCYHKGSGGTDRTLVFRVQFHTCTIHGPRLTFSKDQLDEAWTDERFPFQASVEFVFSSSPEKIKGNTPRNEPSVSVDYNTAEPAVRWDSYENFNLHHEDSADDSVTHTRGPLDGSPYAQVQRAPRQTPPAPSPEPPPPPLLSVSSDSGHSSTLTTEPAAESPGRPPPTAAERQELERLLGGCGVASGGRGAGRETAILDDEDQPAAGGGPHLGIYSGHRPGLSRHCSCRQGYREPCGVPNGGYYRPEGTLERRRLAFGAYEGPPQGYAEPSVEKRRLCRSLSEGPYPYPSELGKPANGDFGYRPPGYREVVILEDPGLPALCSCPACEEKLALPTAALYGLRLEREAGEGWASEAGKPLLHPVRPGHPLPLLVPACGHHHTPLPDYSCLKPPKAGEEGHEGCSYALCPEGRYGHPGYPALVTYGYGGAVPSYCPAYGRVPHSCGSPGEGRGYPSPRAHSPRAGSISPGSPPYPQSRKLSYEIPAEEGGDRYPLPGHLAPAGPLASAAPLPAESPEPVSWREGPSGHSTLPRSPRDAQCSAASELSGPSTPLHTSSPVQGKESARRQDTRSPTLAPTQRLSPAEALPPVSQGGADKAPELPARSGPEPPAPGAFSPASPPSSPNDWPQERSPGGRSDSASPRGPVPNTLPGLRHAPWQGLRDPPDSPDGSPLTPVPTQMPWLVASPEPPQSSPTPAFPLAASYDINGPPQPPLPEKRHLLGPGQQPGPWGPEQASPPARGTSHHVTFAPLLPDNAPQPPEPPMQESQSNVKFVQDTSKFWYKPHLSRDQAITLLKDKDPGAFLIRDSHSFQGAYGLALKVATPPPSAQSWKGDPSEQLVRHFLIETGPKGVKIKGCPSEPYFDPLEEVPEAPVPSNMSTAADLLRQGAACSVLYLTSVETESLTGPQAVARASSAALSCSPRPTPAVVHFKVSAQGITLTDNQRKLFFRRHYPVNSITFSSTDPQDRRWTNSDGTTSKIFGFVAKKPGSPWENVCHLFAELDPDQPAGAIVTFITKVLLGQRK, from the exons ATGGGCTGGCCCGGGGGCTCCCCCTGTTgctgccccgccccgccgcgcccccgccccgccgggCGCCCCCCGCAG CCTAGGAAAGTTGAGCCGCATAGCTTCCGAGAGAAGGTCTTCCGGAAGAAACCACCGGTGTGTGCCGTGTGTAAGGCGGCCATCGATGGGACGGGCGTCTCATGCAGAG TCTGCAAGGTGGCAACACACAGAAAATGTGAAGCAAAG GTGACTTCGTCCTGTCAGGCTTTGCCTCCCGTGGAGCTG cGGAGAAACACCGCCCCTGTGAGGCGCATAGAGCACCTG GGATCCACCAAGTCTCTGAACCACTCAAAGCAGCGCAGCACTCTGCCCAG gagcTTCAGCCTGGACCCGCTAATGGAGCGCCGCTGGGACTTGGACCTCACCTACGTGACGGAGCGGATCCTGGCCGCCTCTTTCCCCGCGCGGCCCGACGAGCAGCGACACCGGGGCCACCTGCGCGAGCTGGCTCACGTGCTGCAATCCAAGCACCGTGACAAGTACCTG CTCTTCAACCTTTCAGAGAAAAGACATGACCTGACCCGCCTAAACCCGAAG GTCCAGGACTTTGGCTGGCCTGAGCTGCACGCACCCCCCCTAGACAAGCTGTGCTCCATTTGCAAAGCCATGGAGACCTGGCTCAGTGCTGACCCGCAGCACGTGGTCGTATTGTACTGCAAG GGGAGCAAGGGCAAGCTCGGGGTCATCGTCTCTGCCTACATGCACTACAGCAAGATCTCTGCAGG GGCAGACCAGGCGCTGGCGACCCTTACCATGCGGAAGTTCTGTGAAGACAAGGTTGCCGCAGAATTGCAGCCCTCCCAGCGCCG GTATATCACCTACTTCAGCGGTCTGCTGTCCGGGTCCATCCGCATGAACAGCAGCCCTCTATTCCTGCACTACGTGCTGGTGCCCGTGCTGCCAGCCTTTGAACCTGGTGCAG GATTCCAGCCCTTCCTCAAGATCTACCAGTCCATGCAGCTTGTCTACACATCAGGAATCTA tCACGTTGCAGGCCCTGGTCCCCAGCAGCTTTGTATCAGCCTGGAGCCAGCCCTCCTCCTCAAAGGCGATGTCATG gTAACATGCTATCACAAGGGTAGCGGGGGGACTGACCGGACCCTCGTATTCCGAGTCCAGTTCCACACATGCACCATCCATGGACCACGGCTCACCTTCTCCAAGGACCAGTTGGATGAGGCCTGGACCG ATGAGAGGTTCCCCTTCCAAGCCTCGGTGGAGTTCGTcttctcctccagcccagagAAGATCAAAG GTAACACCCCGCGGAATGAGCCCTCCGTCTCTGTTGACTACAACACTGCAGAGCCCGCGGTGCGCTGGGACTCCTACGAGAACTTCAACCTGCACCATGAGGACAGTGCGGATG ACTCTGTCACCCACACCCGGGGGCCCCTGGATGGCAGTCCTTATGCCCAGGTGCAGCGAGCCCCCCGCCAGACCCCGCCGGCCCCATCTCcggagccacccccacccccgctgctTTCTGTCAGCAGCGACTCTGGCCACTCCTCCACACTGACCACGGAGCCGGCTGCCGAGTCCCCTGGCCGGCCACCCCCGACGGCTGCCGAGCGGCAGGAGCTCGAGCGCCTGCTGGGAGGCTGTGGAGTGGCCAGTGGGGGCCGGGGAGCTGGGCGCGAGACAGCCATCCTCGATGATGAAGACCAGCCTGCTGCAGGCGGAGGCCCCCACCTCGGAATATATTCGGGACACAGGCCTGGCCTCAGCCGCCACTGCTCCTGCCGCCAGGGCTACCGGGAACCCTGCGGGGTCCCCAATGGAGGCTACTACCGGCCAGAGGGGACCCTGGAGAGGCGGCGGCTGGCTTTCGGAGCCTATGAGGGGCCCCCCCAGGGCTATGCTGAGCCCTCCGTGGAGAAGAGGCGCCTCTGCCGCTCGTTGTCCGAGGGGCCGTACCCCTACCCGTCTGAGCTGGGGAAACCCGCCAATGGAGACTTTGGCTACCGCCCCCCAGGCTACCGGGAGGTGGTGATCCTGGAAGACCCTGGGCTGCCTGCGCTGTGCTCGTGCCCCGCCTGTGAGGAGAAGCTAGCACTGCCCACGGCAGCCCTCTATGGGCTGCGGCTggagagggaggctggagaggggtGGGCAAGTGAGGCTGGCAAGCCCCTCCTGCACCCAGTGCGACCCGGGCACCCGCTGCCCCTGCTGGTGCCTGCCTGTGGGCACCACCACACCCCGCTGCCTGACTACAGCTGCTTGAAGCCACCCAAGGCAGGCGAGGAAGGGCATGAGGGCTGCTCCTACGCCTTGTGCCCTGAGGGCAGGTATGGGCACCCAGGGTACCCTGCCTTGGTGACCTACGGCTATGGAGGAGCAGTTCCCAGTTACTGCCCAGCATATGGCCGAGTGCCGCACAGCTGTGGGTCTCCAGGTGAGGGCAGAGGGTATCCCAGCCCTCGTGCCCACTCCCCCCGGGCTGGCTCCATTTCCCCGGGCAGCCCGCCCTACCCCCAGTCCAGGAAGCTGAGCTACGAGATCCctgcagaggagggaggggaccGGTATCCGCTGCCTGGGCACCTGGCCCCAGCAGGACCCTTGGCATCTGCAG CTCCTCTCCCCGCAGAGTCGCCGGAGCCTGTGTCCTGGAGGGAGGGTCCCAGTGGGCACAGCACCCTGCCCCGGTCCCCACGAGATGCCCAGTGCAGCGCTGCTTCCGAGCTGTCTGGTCCTTCCACGCCGCTGCACACCAGCAGCCCCGTCCAGGGCAAGGAGAG CGCCCGACGGCAGGACACCCGTTCCCCCACCTTGGCGCCCACTCAGAGACTGAGTCCTGCGGAGGCCTTGCCACCTGTTTCCCAGGGAGGCGCTGATAAGGCTCCAGAGCTGCCTGCGAGAAGTGGGCCTGAGCCTCCAGCCCCTGGCGccttctccccagcctccccacccaGCTCTCCCAACGACTGGCCTCAGGAGAGGAGCCCGGGGGGCCGCTCGGACAGCGCCAGTCCAAGGGGGCCTGTACCCAACACCCTGCCCGGCCTCCGTCATGCCCCCTGGCAGGGCCTGCGAGACCCCCCGGACAGCCCAGACGGGTCCCCCCTCACCCCTGTGCCTACTCAGATGCCCTGGCTTGTGGCCAGCCCAGAACCCCCTCAGAGCTCGCCCACACCTGCCTTTCCTCTGGCTGCATCTTACGACATCAACGGCCCCCCCCAGCCCCCTCTTCCTGAGAAACGCCACCTGCTGGGGCCTGGACAGCAGCCGGGACCCTGGGGCCCAGAGCAGGCATCACCACCAGCCAGAGGCACTAGTCACCATGTCACTTTTGCACCTCTGCTCCCGGATaatgccccccaacccccag AGCCCCCGATGCAAGAGAGCCAGAGCAATGTCAAGTTTGTCCAGGACACATCCAAGTTCTGGTACAAGCCACACCTGTCCCGTGACCAAG ccaTCACCCTGCTGAAGGACAAAGACCCTGGGGCCTTCCTGATCAGGGACAGTCATTCATTCCAAGGAGCCTATGGGCTGGCTCTCAAGGTGGCCACGCCCCCTCCCAGCGCCCAGTCCTGGAAAG GGGACCCCTCAGAACAGCTGGTCCGTCATTTTCTCATTGAGACTGGGCCGAAAGGGGTGAAGATCAAGGGCTGTCCCAGCGAGCCCTACTTTG atcctctggaggaggtccCAGAGGCCCCAGTGCCCAGCAACATGAGTACAGCGGCAGACCTCCTGCGTCAAGGCGCCG CCTGCAGCGTGCTCTACCTGACCTCAGTGGAGACGGAGTCGCTGACAGGCCCCCAAGCAGTGGCACGGGCCAGCTCCGCAGCTCTGAGCTGCAGCCCCCGCCCCACGCCAGCCGTTGTCCACTTCAAGGTCTCAGCCCAGGGCATCACACTCACAGACAACCAAAGGAA GCTCTTCTTTCGCCGCCATTATCCAGTCAACAGCATCACCTTTTCCAGCACTGACCCTCAGGACCGGAG ATGGACCAACTCCGACGGGACCACCTCCAA GATCTTTGGTTTTGTGGCCAAGAAGCCGGGAAGCCCTTGGGAGAACGTGTGTCACCTCTTTGCAGAGCTTGACCCAGATCAGCCCGCAGGCGCCATTGTCACCTTCATCACCAAAGTTTTACTGGGCCAGAGGAAGTGA
- the TNS2 gene encoding tensin-2 isoform X1, with amino-acid sequence MGWPGGSPCCCPAPPRPRPAGRPPQPRKVEPHSFREKVFRKKPPVCAVCKAAIDGTGVSCRVCKVATHRKCEAKVTSSCQALPPVELRRNTAPVRRIEHLGSTKSLNHSKQRSTLPRSFSLDPLMERRWDLDLTYVTERILAASFPARPDEQRHRGHLRELAHVLQSKHRDKYLLFNLSEKRHDLTRLNPKVQDFGWPELHAPPLDKLCSICKAMETWLSADPQHVVVLYCKGSKGKLGVIVSAYMHYSKISAGADQALATLTMRKFCEDKVAAELQPSQRRYITYFSGLLSGSIRMNSSPLFLHYVLVPVLPAFEPGAGFQPFLKIYQSMQLVYTSGIYHVAGPGPQQLCISLEPALLLKGDVMVTCYHKGSGGTDRTLVFRVQFHTCTIHGPRLTFSKDQLDEAWTDERFPFQASVEFVFSSSPEKIKGNTPRNEPSVSVDYNTAEPAVRWDSYENFNLHHEDSADDSVTHTRGPLDGSPYAQVQRAPRQTPPAPSPEPPPPPLLSVSSDSGHSSTLTTEPAAESPGRPPPTAAERQELERLLGGCGVASGGRGAGRETAILDDEDQPAAGGGPHLGIYSGHRPGLSRHCSCRQGYREPCGVPNGGYYRPEGTLERRRLAFGAYEGPPQGYAEPSVEKRRLCRSLSEGPYPYPSELGKPANGDFGYRPPGYREVVILEDPGLPALCSCPACEEKLALPTAALYGLRLEREAGEGWASEAGKPLLHPVRPGHPLPLLVPACGHHHTPLPDYSCLKPPKAGEEGHEGCSYALCPEGRYGHPGYPALVTYGYGGAVPSYCPAYGRVPHSCGSPGEGRGYPSPRAHSPRAGSISPGSPPYPQSRKLSYEIPAEEGGDRYPLPGHLAPAGPLASAAPLPAESPEPVSWREGPSGHSTLPRSPRDAQCSAASELSGPSTPLHTSSPVQGKESARRQDTRSPTLAPTQRLSPAEALPPVSQGGADKAPELPARSGPEPPAPGAFSPASPPSSPNDWPQERSPGGRSDSASPRGPVPNTLPGLRHAPWQGLRDPPDSPDGSPLTPVPTQMPWLVASPEPPQSSPTPAFPLAASYDINGPPQPPLPEKRHLLGPGQQPGPWGPEQASPPARGTSHHVTFAPLLPDNAPQPPEPPMQESQSNVKFVQDTSKFWYKPHLSRDQAITLLKDKDPGAFLIRDSHSFQGAYGLALKVATPPPSAQSWKGDPSEQLVRHFLIETGPKGVKIKGCPSEPYFGSLSALVSQHSISPLSLPCCLRIPSKDPLEEVPEAPVPSNMSTAADLLRQGAACSVLYLTSVETESLTGPQAVARASSAALSCSPRPTPAVVHFKVSAQGITLTDNQRKLFFRRHYPVNSITFSSTDPQDRRWTNSDGTTSKIFGFVAKKPGSPWENVCHLFAELDPDQPAGAIVTFITKVLLGQRK; translated from the exons ATGGGCTGGCCCGGGGGCTCCCCCTGTTgctgccccgccccgccgcgcccccgccccgccgggCGCCCCCCGCAG CCTAGGAAAGTTGAGCCGCATAGCTTCCGAGAGAAGGTCTTCCGGAAGAAACCACCGGTGTGTGCCGTGTGTAAGGCGGCCATCGATGGGACGGGCGTCTCATGCAGAG TCTGCAAGGTGGCAACACACAGAAAATGTGAAGCAAAG GTGACTTCGTCCTGTCAGGCTTTGCCTCCCGTGGAGCTG cGGAGAAACACCGCCCCTGTGAGGCGCATAGAGCACCTG GGATCCACCAAGTCTCTGAACCACTCAAAGCAGCGCAGCACTCTGCCCAG gagcTTCAGCCTGGACCCGCTAATGGAGCGCCGCTGGGACTTGGACCTCACCTACGTGACGGAGCGGATCCTGGCCGCCTCTTTCCCCGCGCGGCCCGACGAGCAGCGACACCGGGGCCACCTGCGCGAGCTGGCTCACGTGCTGCAATCCAAGCACCGTGACAAGTACCTG CTCTTCAACCTTTCAGAGAAAAGACATGACCTGACCCGCCTAAACCCGAAG GTCCAGGACTTTGGCTGGCCTGAGCTGCACGCACCCCCCCTAGACAAGCTGTGCTCCATTTGCAAAGCCATGGAGACCTGGCTCAGTGCTGACCCGCAGCACGTGGTCGTATTGTACTGCAAG GGGAGCAAGGGCAAGCTCGGGGTCATCGTCTCTGCCTACATGCACTACAGCAAGATCTCTGCAGG GGCAGACCAGGCGCTGGCGACCCTTACCATGCGGAAGTTCTGTGAAGACAAGGTTGCCGCAGAATTGCAGCCCTCCCAGCGCCG GTATATCACCTACTTCAGCGGTCTGCTGTCCGGGTCCATCCGCATGAACAGCAGCCCTCTATTCCTGCACTACGTGCTGGTGCCCGTGCTGCCAGCCTTTGAACCTGGTGCAG GATTCCAGCCCTTCCTCAAGATCTACCAGTCCATGCAGCTTGTCTACACATCAGGAATCTA tCACGTTGCAGGCCCTGGTCCCCAGCAGCTTTGTATCAGCCTGGAGCCAGCCCTCCTCCTCAAAGGCGATGTCATG gTAACATGCTATCACAAGGGTAGCGGGGGGACTGACCGGACCCTCGTATTCCGAGTCCAGTTCCACACATGCACCATCCATGGACCACGGCTCACCTTCTCCAAGGACCAGTTGGATGAGGCCTGGACCG ATGAGAGGTTCCCCTTCCAAGCCTCGGTGGAGTTCGTcttctcctccagcccagagAAGATCAAAG GTAACACCCCGCGGAATGAGCCCTCCGTCTCTGTTGACTACAACACTGCAGAGCCCGCGGTGCGCTGGGACTCCTACGAGAACTTCAACCTGCACCATGAGGACAGTGCGGATG ACTCTGTCACCCACACCCGGGGGCCCCTGGATGGCAGTCCTTATGCCCAGGTGCAGCGAGCCCCCCGCCAGACCCCGCCGGCCCCATCTCcggagccacccccacccccgctgctTTCTGTCAGCAGCGACTCTGGCCACTCCTCCACACTGACCACGGAGCCGGCTGCCGAGTCCCCTGGCCGGCCACCCCCGACGGCTGCCGAGCGGCAGGAGCTCGAGCGCCTGCTGGGAGGCTGTGGAGTGGCCAGTGGGGGCCGGGGAGCTGGGCGCGAGACAGCCATCCTCGATGATGAAGACCAGCCTGCTGCAGGCGGAGGCCCCCACCTCGGAATATATTCGGGACACAGGCCTGGCCTCAGCCGCCACTGCTCCTGCCGCCAGGGCTACCGGGAACCCTGCGGGGTCCCCAATGGAGGCTACTACCGGCCAGAGGGGACCCTGGAGAGGCGGCGGCTGGCTTTCGGAGCCTATGAGGGGCCCCCCCAGGGCTATGCTGAGCCCTCCGTGGAGAAGAGGCGCCTCTGCCGCTCGTTGTCCGAGGGGCCGTACCCCTACCCGTCTGAGCTGGGGAAACCCGCCAATGGAGACTTTGGCTACCGCCCCCCAGGCTACCGGGAGGTGGTGATCCTGGAAGACCCTGGGCTGCCTGCGCTGTGCTCGTGCCCCGCCTGTGAGGAGAAGCTAGCACTGCCCACGGCAGCCCTCTATGGGCTGCGGCTggagagggaggctggagaggggtGGGCAAGTGAGGCTGGCAAGCCCCTCCTGCACCCAGTGCGACCCGGGCACCCGCTGCCCCTGCTGGTGCCTGCCTGTGGGCACCACCACACCCCGCTGCCTGACTACAGCTGCTTGAAGCCACCCAAGGCAGGCGAGGAAGGGCATGAGGGCTGCTCCTACGCCTTGTGCCCTGAGGGCAGGTATGGGCACCCAGGGTACCCTGCCTTGGTGACCTACGGCTATGGAGGAGCAGTTCCCAGTTACTGCCCAGCATATGGCCGAGTGCCGCACAGCTGTGGGTCTCCAGGTGAGGGCAGAGGGTATCCCAGCCCTCGTGCCCACTCCCCCCGGGCTGGCTCCATTTCCCCGGGCAGCCCGCCCTACCCCCAGTCCAGGAAGCTGAGCTACGAGATCCctgcagaggagggaggggaccGGTATCCGCTGCCTGGGCACCTGGCCCCAGCAGGACCCTTGGCATCTGCAG CTCCTCTCCCCGCAGAGTCGCCGGAGCCTGTGTCCTGGAGGGAGGGTCCCAGTGGGCACAGCACCCTGCCCCGGTCCCCACGAGATGCCCAGTGCAGCGCTGCTTCCGAGCTGTCTGGTCCTTCCACGCCGCTGCACACCAGCAGCCCCGTCCAGGGCAAGGAGAG CGCCCGACGGCAGGACACCCGTTCCCCCACCTTGGCGCCCACTCAGAGACTGAGTCCTGCGGAGGCCTTGCCACCTGTTTCCCAGGGAGGCGCTGATAAGGCTCCAGAGCTGCCTGCGAGAAGTGGGCCTGAGCCTCCAGCCCCTGGCGccttctccccagcctccccacccaGCTCTCCCAACGACTGGCCTCAGGAGAGGAGCCCGGGGGGCCGCTCGGACAGCGCCAGTCCAAGGGGGCCTGTACCCAACACCCTGCCCGGCCTCCGTCATGCCCCCTGGCAGGGCCTGCGAGACCCCCCGGACAGCCCAGACGGGTCCCCCCTCACCCCTGTGCCTACTCAGATGCCCTGGCTTGTGGCCAGCCCAGAACCCCCTCAGAGCTCGCCCACACCTGCCTTTCCTCTGGCTGCATCTTACGACATCAACGGCCCCCCCCAGCCCCCTCTTCCTGAGAAACGCCACCTGCTGGGGCCTGGACAGCAGCCGGGACCCTGGGGCCCAGAGCAGGCATCACCACCAGCCAGAGGCACTAGTCACCATGTCACTTTTGCACCTCTGCTCCCGGATaatgccccccaacccccag AGCCCCCGATGCAAGAGAGCCAGAGCAATGTCAAGTTTGTCCAGGACACATCCAAGTTCTGGTACAAGCCACACCTGTCCCGTGACCAAG ccaTCACCCTGCTGAAGGACAAAGACCCTGGGGCCTTCCTGATCAGGGACAGTCATTCATTCCAAGGAGCCTATGGGCTGGCTCTCAAGGTGGCCACGCCCCCTCCCAGCGCCCAGTCCTGGAAAG GGGACCCCTCAGAACAGCTGGTCCGTCATTTTCTCATTGAGACTGGGCCGAAAGGGGTGAAGATCAAGGGCTGTCCCAGCGAGCCCTACTTTG GCAGCCTGTCAGCCCTGGTCTCCCAGCACTCCATCTCCCCACTGTCCCTGCCCTGCTGCCTGCGCATTCCCAGCAAAG atcctctggaggaggtccCAGAGGCCCCAGTGCCCAGCAACATGAGTACAGCGGCAGACCTCCTGCGTCAAGGCGCCG CCTGCAGCGTGCTCTACCTGACCTCAGTGGAGACGGAGTCGCTGACAGGCCCCCAAGCAGTGGCACGGGCCAGCTCCGCAGCTCTGAGCTGCAGCCCCCGCCCCACGCCAGCCGTTGTCCACTTCAAGGTCTCAGCCCAGGGCATCACACTCACAGACAACCAAAGGAA GCTCTTCTTTCGCCGCCATTATCCAGTCAACAGCATCACCTTTTCCAGCACTGACCCTCAGGACCGGAG ATGGACCAACTCCGACGGGACCACCTCCAA GATCTTTGGTTTTGTGGCCAAGAAGCCGGGAAGCCCTTGGGAGAACGTGTGTCACCTCTTTGCAGAGCTTGACCCAGATCAGCCCGCAGGCGCCATTGTCACCTTCATCACCAAAGTTTTACTGGGCCAGAGGAAGTGA